In Methanobrevibacter sp., one DNA window encodes the following:
- a CDS encoding transposase: NKNLKIRIYPSKADKNDKGDKIVSMAKIDSNMAHVRFVWNKLLEFVNYFTNLLTQNGYQKHFKIYQNEFNMLLNWLKEENNFLKKSESSSLQQIYKDLIIAFKRFFQYDLKSGYPRFKSRKNPRDSFRIMNNNNNIRIQKDKYGFDKLNLAKHGLVKFKTSKKYKEYLRRGSDPNDPTVKIKHATIKKEHDHYYAIVNIECICIPVEKNTLSEKIGIDIGCGKLAVLSNKQEITNLDLSKETTKIIHYQKTMSYSKKDSIRYHEAHRLYRKWMTKLINKRDDYYDKMTIQIVKNSSLVVVQNENIIAWKHNKHLSRKLQINAPRIFMDKLEYKCNWNDTTFIKVPQDFPSTQICSQCGTKNPKISGIGQLDIRNWKCPDCGYVHDRDLNASINILNKGLEIVGTTVQ, encoded by the coding sequence AATAAGAATTTGAAGATTAGGATTTATCCATCTAAGGCGGATAAAAACGATAAAGGAGATAAAATCGTTAGTATGGCTAAGATTGACTCTAATATGGCTCATGTCCGTTTTGTTTGGAATAAATTATTAGAATTCGTTAACTATTTCACAAATCTATTAACACAAAACGGCTACCAAAAACATTTTAAAATCTATCAAAATGAATTTAACATGCTTTTAAATTGGCTAAAAGAAGAAAACAATTTTCTTAAAAAATCTGAGTCATCTAGTCTACAGCAGATTTATAAAGACCTCATTATTGCTTTTAAGAGATTTTTCCAGTATGATTTGAAATCGGGTTATCCAAGATTTAAATCACGAAAAAATCCCAGGGATTCATTTAGAATAATGAACAATAACAATAATATTCGAATTCAAAAGGACAAGTACGGATTTGATAAATTAAACTTGGCCAAACATGGACTAGTCAAATTCAAAACCAGCAAAAAATATAAAGAGTATTTACGACGTGGAAGTGACCCTAATGACCCAACAGTCAAAATAAAACATGCAACAATTAAAAAAGAACATGATCACTATTATGCAATCGTTAACATCGAATGCATATGCATTCCAGTTGAAAAAAACACTCTCTCTGAGAAAATTGGAATTGATATCGGATGTGGAAAACTAGCAGTTCTTTCCAACAAACAAGAGATAACCAATCTTGATTTAAGCAAAGAAACTACTAAAATTATCCACTACCAAAAAACAATGAGTTACAGCAAAAAAGACTCTATCAGATACCATGAAGCGCATCGACTATACAGAAAATGGATGACCAAACTAATAAACAAAAGAGATGACTACTATGACAAAATGACAATACAAATCGTTAAAAACAGTAGTCTTGTTGTTGTTCAAAATGAAAACATCATAGCATGGAAACACAACAAACATTTAAGTCGAAAACTACAGATTAATGCTCCACGAATATTCATGGACAAATTAGAGTATAAATGCAACTGGAATGACACAACTTTCATAAAAGTTCCCCAGGATTTTCCATCCACACAAATCTGCAGCCAATGTGGCACAAAAAACCCAAAAATAAGTGGAATCGGACAATTAGATATAAGAAATTGGAAATGTCCAGATTGTGGATATGTTCATGATAGGGACTTGAATGCCAGTATAAACATCCTTAACAAGGGTTTAGAAATCGTCGGGACGACGGTGCAGTAA
- a CDS encoding S-layer family protein, with product MKRVKILIVLIFLFISISAVSAEGNFTALQDDIDSSTDGMDINQDYVYDNSSDYKLNSGILINKSDFTINGNGHTIDGSNQARIFDISGNNITISNLIFINGNIDGNLGGALHSSGLITLNNVTFKNNNANCGGAISASGQCIINNAIFTNNTAPEDGGAIMAWDKLTVNHATFTDNIASTSGGAIYVMGETTINNTVFASNQADFGGAINTWTTTIIDNTTFKYNRGEYGGAVYGAGKSTINNAIFASNTASEDGGAISSRDETSINNVVFSNNTAPRGGAIFTNGNSNQINCTFENNSAKNGGAVYFNKGIKNNQINSIFNGNSATRAGGAIYIKETAINNTIASEFNNNIAKEASGGGIFFYKTAENNKIESIFTNNIAAYGAGMFFYSESNNNTFKSDFKNNTARSCAGAIFFYGKTDYNTFKGKYINNSANGLIDVNNGNGGAITFKNTSKNSEFDCDFINNTARLFGGAVNYRTTPYNITFKGNFIANSADTGGGLSFFNEFENVSFNCNFIANNATKGGGMAINKENNMNTISNQMPAVANCNFTNNNATEGGAIYFKDNGIVKDCNFAHNHAESGGAIVALELYCENSNFENNTATSGGAVYAAGKSTINNAIFTSNTASKEGGAIYWYGDNGTVNNCDFANNKATQRGGAIYWYGVNGTVNNSNFTNNAVAKYSGSAIQWDVHAVNGTINNCNFTNNSGAQKGGAIYWYGVNGTISNSNFINNAAIYGGAIYWEDNAFYGTVNNCNFISNAGNDGGAIYWYGANGGMNNCNFTNNAGDNGGAINWQRTYGMVSKSNFINNTADNGGAIYWEGSNGTENSCNFTSNSADNGGAVYWYGYNGTIIRSNFADNKATQNGGAIAIAGDAAKIDNAKLINSTAAESGGAIYVGAKDSVISNSELSANSASDGTDNVAIGVGAEGFLIDNVTTDKGNVISFVTEINATSAGDVYQGGDPVVINVKTNAKEGNVSITLKGKTYNGAVNDGAATISIPDLAAGTYDVAVGYHDASGNYGDASDNVTFTVKESQAKIINKDIKKDYNSNYMYKIRIIGVDGKPVSGEKIKISINGKVKTYRTDSNGYITIKLDKTYTPSKYTVKLSYKGVASKHVITVKQILKSKNVVNIKKNAKKAVIKAELKSSNGKAIKGKKITFKVNGKTYSAKTNKKGIAEITLKNNVIKKLKAGKTYTVKVTYLKDTIKTKLKVKK from the coding sequence ATGAAGAGAGTTAAAATATTGATTGTCTTAATCTTTTTATTCATATCGATTAGTGCTGTTTCAGCTGAAGGAAACTTCACAGCACTTCAAGATGATATTGATTCAAGTACAGATGGCATGGACATAAATCAAGATTATGTTTATGATAATTCGAGTGATTATAAATTGAATAGTGGAATTTTAATAAATAAAAGCGATTTTACAATTAATGGTAATGGCCATACCATTGACGGATCCAATCAGGCCAGAATTTTTGATATTAGTGGAAATAACATTACAATTTCCAATCTTATTTTTATCAATGGAAATATAGATGGAAATCTGGGTGGGGCATTACATTCTTCCGGATTAATTACTTTAAACAATGTGACTTTTAAAAACAACAATGCAAATTGTGGTGGAGCAATATCTGCATCTGGTCAATGTATAATAAACAATGCAATATTTACCAATAACACGGCTCCTGAAGATGGAGGAGCAATAATGGCATGGGATAAACTCACGGTAAACCACGCAACCTTCACAGACAACATTGCATCAACATCCGGCGGGGCAATATATGTAATGGGAGAAACCACCATAAACAACACGGTATTTGCCAGCAACCAAGCGGACTTCGGTGGAGCAATAAACACATGGACCACTACCATAATAGATAACACAACATTTAAATATAACAGAGGAGAATATGGTGGAGCAGTATACGGGGCAGGAAAAAGCACAATAAACAATGCAATATTTGCCAGCAATACTGCCTCTGAAGATGGAGGGGCAATAAGTTCAAGAGACGAAACCTCAATAAACAATGTAGTGTTTAGCAATAACACTGCACCCCGCGGAGGAGCAATATTTACAAATGGAAATTCAAACCAAATAAATTGTACATTTGAAAATAACTCTGCAAAAAATGGAGGGGCAGTTTATTTTAACAAGGGAATCAAAAATAACCAGATTAACAGTATATTTAATGGAAACAGTGCTACAAGAGCAGGTGGAGCAATATATATAAAGGAAACTGCAATCAATAATACAATTGCATCAGAATTTAACAACAATATTGCAAAAGAAGCAAGCGGAGGAGGAATATTCTTCTACAAAACCGCAGAAAACAATAAAATTGAAAGCATTTTCACAAACAACATAGCCGCTTATGGGGCAGGAATGTTTTTTTATAGTGAATCAAACAACAACACGTTCAAAAGCGATTTCAAAAACAATACTGCAAGATCCTGTGCCGGAGCAATATTCTTTTATGGCAAAACAGACTACAATACATTCAAAGGCAAGTACATAAATAATTCAGCCAACGGTTTGATAGATGTAAATAACGGTAACGGCGGTGCGATAACCTTCAAAAACACTTCAAAAAACAGTGAATTCGACTGCGATTTCATCAACAACACCGCAAGACTATTTGGCGGAGCAGTGAATTATAGGACAACCCCATACAACATAACATTCAAAGGCAATTTCATCGCCAACAGTGCAGATACCGGAGGAGGACTTAGTTTCTTCAATGAATTTGAAAACGTAAGCTTCAACTGTAACTTTATTGCCAACAATGCAACGAAAGGTGGGGGAATGGCCATCAATAAAGAAAACAATATGAACACTATTTCAAACCAGATGCCTGCTGTAGCGAACTGTAATTTCACAAACAACAATGCAACGGAAGGTGGAGCAATCTATTTTAAAGATAATGGAATAGTAAAAGACTGTAATTTCGCACATAATCATGCAGAAAGCGGAGGAGCTATTGTAGCTTTGGAATTGTACTGTGAAAATTCAAATTTCGAGAATAATACAGCCACAAGTGGTGGAGCAGTATATGCTGCAGGAAAAAGCACAATAAACAATGCAATATTTACCAGCAATACTGCCTCTAAAGAGGGTGGTGCAATTTACTGGTACGGAGATAATGGAACAGTAAACAACTGTGACTTTGCCAACAACAAAGCAACACAAAGAGGTGGTGCAATTTACTGGTATGGAGTTAATGGAACAGTAAACAACTCCAATTTCACAAACAACGCAGTAGCAAAATATAGTGGCAGTGCAATCCAATGGGACGTCCATGCTGTTAATGGAACAATAAATAACTGTAATTTCACCAACAATTCAGGAGCGCAAAAGGGCGGTGCAATCTACTGGTATGGAGTTAATGGAACAATAAGCAACTCCAATTTCATAAACAATGCTGCAATTTATGGCGGCGCAATCTATTGGGAGGATAATGCTTTTTATGGTACTGTAAATAATTGCAATTTCATTAGCAATGCTGGAAACGACGGCGGTGCAATCTACTGGTATGGGGCTAATGGAGGAATGAACAACTGTAACTTCACCAACAACGCAGGAGACAATGGCGGTGCAATCAACTGGCAAAGAACCTATGGGATGGTAAGTAAATCCAACTTCATAAACAACACAGCAGACAATGGCGGTGCAATCTACTGGGAAGGATCAAACGGAACAGAAAACAGCTGTAATTTCACCAGTAACTCAGCAGACAATGGCGGTGCTGTCTACTGGTACGGATATAATGGAACAATAATCAGATCTAACTTCGCCGACAACAAAGCAACACAAAATGGTGGTGCAATCGCCATTGCCGGTGACGCAGCCAAAATCGATAATGCTAAATTGATTAACAGCACTGCTGCAGAATCCGGTGGTGCGATTTATGTTGGGGCTAAGGATAGTGTTATTTCAAATTCTGAATTGTCAGCCAACAGTGCTTCCGACGGCACTGACAATGTTGCGATTGGAGTGGGCGCTGAAGGTTTCCTAATAGATAATGTAACAACAGACAAGGGCAATGTCATATCTTTTGTAACTGAAATCAATGCTACCAGTGCGGGGGATGTTTACCAGGGCGGTGATCCTGTTGTCATCAACGTCAAAACCAATGCCAAGGAGGGCAATGTATCCATAACGTTAAAAGGCAAAACTTACAATGGCGCTGTTAATGATGGTGCTGCAACTATCAGCATTCCTGATTTGGCTGCCGGAACCTATGATGTTGCTGTTGGTTATCATGATGCTTCCGGCAATTATGGTGATGCCAGTGACAATGTAACTTTCACTGTTAAAGAAAGTCAAGCAAAAATCATTAACAAGGATATCAAGAAGGATTATAACAGCAACTATATGTATAAGATTAGAATCATTGGTGTTGATGGCAAACCTGTTAGCGGAGAAAAAATCAAGATTTCCATAAACGGCAAGGTTAAAACTTATAGAACTGACTCTAATGGTTATATCACTATCAAACTCGATAAAACCTATACTCCGAGTAAATACACTGTCAAACTTTCATATAAAGGTGTGGCCAGTAAACATGTAATCACTGTTAAGCAGATTCTTAAGAGTAAGAATGTTGTCAATATTAAAAAGAATGCCAAGAAAGCAGTCATTAAAGCTGAACTTAAATCCAGTAACGGTAAAGCGATTAAAGGCAAGAAAATAACATTCAAGGTTAACGGCAAAACTTACAGTGCAAAAACCAATAAGAAAGGCATTGCTGAGATTACTCTTAAAAATAATGTGATTAAGAAACTCAAGGCCGGTAAAACTTATACGGTTAAAGTCACTTACTTGAAGGACACAATCAAAACCAAGCTGAAAGTTAAAAAATAA
- a CDS encoding TetR/AcrR family transcriptional regulator codes for MNTKDLILEKTLKLILDKGTIDISISEIRNSTELTTGGIYYHFPDKSAIFEAILQKYIINYIKIDFDEINLEGPSRKKIHDTLLYILHHFINGVEIESINEKINYRSVIFLLTATGYAEDEVYSIIAQTGEDIRIFLTGLVEDGKKQNEIRKDFPTKNIVESLLTMYMGIQSFWLTFANDNTEAILEKNFDIAWQAIEYQ; via the coding sequence ATGAACACTAAAGACTTAATTCTTGAAAAAACACTGAAATTAATATTGGATAAAGGCACAATTGATATTTCAATCAGTGAAATTCGAAATTCTACAGAATTGACAACCGGAGGCATATATTACCATTTTCCAGATAAAAGCGCCATATTTGAAGCAATTTTGCAAAAATATATAATAAATTATATTAAAATCGATTTTGATGAAATCAACCTTGAAGGCCCTTCAAGAAAGAAAATCCATGACACATTGCTTTATATTTTACATCACTTCATAAACGGCGTGGAAATTGAAAGCATCAATGAAAAAATCAATTATAGAAGTGTAATATTTCTTTTAACCGCAACAGGCTATGCCGAAGATGAGGTTTACAGCATAATTGCACAAACGGGAGAAGATATTAGAATATTTTTAACTGGCCTTGTCGAAGACGGCAAAAAGCAAAATGAAATCAGAAAAGACTTCCCAACTAAAAACATTGTCGAATCATTGCTTACTATGTATATGGGAATTCAAAGTTTTTGGTTAACTTTCGCCAATGATAATACGGAAGCCATTCTTGAGAAAAACTTTGATATAGCCTGGCAAGCCATTGAATACCAATGA
- a CDS encoding TetR/AcrR family transcriptional regulator: MKYKYSKCMDTKELILEKTLKLMIEKQNSLVSVREISDATGIATGGIYYYFSSKEQIYDEIIERYLINYIKFDMDKLTQIKGNAKEKIHDVMVEIFKQKQSGIEIETIEDEIDYRAILMILTPNGYSYENSIEFCQGILKEFEDFFAEIVEEGQKNSEIRQDLSTEDIVEALIIRYLGIQYKWEIYWIDDMIQAFEDNFDLEWEKIKFRE, encoded by the coding sequence ATGAAATATAAATATAGTAAATGTATGGACACCAAGGAGTTAATTTTAGAAAAGACTTTAAAATTAATGATTGAAAAGCAAAACTCCCTCGTTTCAGTTAGGGAAATCAGTGATGCAACTGGTATTGCTACCGGTGGAATATACTACTATTTTTCAAGCAAGGAACAGATATATGATGAAATTATTGAAAGATACCTTATAAACTATATCAAATTCGATATGGACAAACTCACCCAAATAAAAGGAAATGCAAAAGAGAAAATCCACGATGTCATGGTTGAAATCTTTAAGCAAAAGCAAAGCGGAATCGAGATTGAAACTATTGAAGATGAAATAGACTACAGGGCCATATTGATGATTTTAACCCCAAACGGATATAGTTATGAAAATTCCATAGAGTTTTGCCAAGGAATCCTAAAAGAATTTGAAGACTTTTTTGCAGAAATTGTTGAGGAAGGTCAAAAAAACAGCGAAATCCGGCAGGACTTATCAACCGAAGACATTGTAGAGGCATTAATTATCAGGTATCTGGGAATTCAATATAAATGGGAAATATATTGGATTGATGATATGATTCAAGCCTTTGAAGATAATTTCGATTTGGAATGGGAAAAGATAAAATTCAGAGAATAA